TTATCGGCGTTATCGTCGTGTGCAAGTGCTTTAACGTAGGATGATCCAAGAAGTACCGAAATAAAAGAAAGTATGacgaaagttttattgaatatggttttacatggacaggtaatgaagctggacctagtgggttgtgtgttgagtaacagtagtttgcatccagcaaagttgGCATCTATAAGCCAAACACTCCTAATTAAAATACCCAACTTCCGATTATTTCAAACGAAaatgtttgcaattaaatgcaaggaaagctacatttcgttcgtttgttcATCAGGACAACATaggtgctcttattgcttcatagCAGGTGAAGATATACAActgcagaagatttgataaaaccatgcacaaaagatttggtagagtgtACAAccgatgagaaatttcttaaaaacattaactttgtgcccctttctgacaactcggttcCTCGAAGAACCAAGGATATGCCAGCATGTTGATTAACGGAGTTAATAAAgcgagtccaactttttcgcttcagatggatgaattaACAGATGTCGCAGATTATACGATGTTGCTCGTGTTTGTTCGttatattcacgaagctagtttcgaggaagacatgctaatttaaagtgatcgatttatttatggaagaacatgagatcctATGGCAGCTTTGCTAAAGTGTTTGCACTGATGGGGctgcagctatgattggaaaaATTTCAGGCCCAGTGGCACACATAAAACAGAAAAACCATGGCAttgagagtatccactgctgtcttcattgTCATTGTCAATGCCAGAATACTTAAACAAAAGTATTGGGTGATGtcacaaaaatagtttattttataaaatcaagacaactcaatgcgaggatcttcagtttGCTCTGTGAGGACATGGAAAACCTGCATaaaaatttgctgcttcatactgaagtaacaaagctttgaaaattttaatgcgttttccaacaacatatctttgtgaggaaacattttcactgtatacagctacaaagaccaaatttacaaacaggctaaatattgatgATGATttgctcttacaagtaacaaccataactccaaatattgaattactttgtgaacaaaagcaagcctatccaagccactaataaataagtaCATTGTACTTTTACTTATGTAAAATTTTGCAAGCAAAAACTTTTGAATAAGTATGTagaagtaaaacattttctttaaatattgatatttttaataaatttatattctaaaagcttgaagtaaactatctggtgctagtgactgattgtttctatttttagtgtactttttttttaaggttccacaatgttttttctttctgatgtgaagctctGCAGGTATAAAAAGCTTGGGAACCCCTTCTCTTACATATAATAGCAAGAGTTGAATATTTTCAACCCATAActtgaaaatgaattaaataatagtcatttcaaataatgttttcttgCATATATGACTTCTTAAACTTATTCTACTTCATTAAAAGCAGAAACTTAGTGTACTCAAAGACTGTCTTagttactgtaaaaatattatacaattaatatttcaaactagtttatacattattaaactttAGTTAGTTTACTAAATGATGCAGTTTGAAATGTAGTTAATTTTGCTTTTACCAAATTGTAAAGGGTgcatgttctttttattttatcaacacttctaaatatataacCATAATGTAAAGAAATGCAAAGCAGTCtggtaaattattttctttttttggaaGCATGCATGGAAGTGATCTTACTGAAACCTAAACTGGAAACATGGGTGCCATCTGGGAATAATACTAGGAAAATtaactttgtacttaatggtTGTTGGAACTGAAGAGATGAAATATAGTAATCAAGTTGTTGAATTCAAATCAATTACAATCTTGGTTTCAAGggtacaatttattttattcaaaacttttataGGCCATAGATCAATCATACAGATAATGTGAATGATAAATTACATAATGAGATTAAGGTTGCTACTAATAAGGAATACTTGCATGATAATTAAGggataataattttatacacagtgATAGGAATTACATGAAGTCAAATCAGAAGAcaaaaaagttttttaataatGTGGTGTATCCAGGTgaaattgaattaattttggaTTAACTTATAGGTCCACTTAATAACAGGAGACATGGttaagatattaataattaaataatgcacacatttttattacaacagaCATATAACAtaaacactgtgtgtgtgtgtgtacttgcTTTAAAAAAATAGGATAATTGCTCATTATGGATCTTTTATATTCAAACATTCAAGCTGAATCCATGTACCAACCTATTTGAAGATCTTTTTTTCCAATTGAGTAAATCAAACGTTTCATTTATTAAGTAAACAACCCTGCATTTACCCAGAAGGCTACTATGACTGGTCATTTTTATTCAAACACAGATTAAGTTGTAATCTTGAGGTATTGTTTGAACTACTACTAAAGGAAACTGCTGTCAACACTCCTGTGCAATACTGTAGTGATGTCACACATGTGAAAAACAGATATTATCTATATGAGTATTAAGAAAAAAGAAgcttaaagaaaattaaattgttttttttaacacatgTGAAACCTGCACAtgtattgaataaataataaattcagagtaaatataataatattagaagaaaataaaaatacatgctATATTTATATGCCACAGCAACTAAGGATGATTTTCAATATCAAATGGAGGAACCAGTTAGgtttaatgatataaattataatgttaacaTAATTAGAATTTAAGTGTGGGAGCATTCAGGAAAGAGAGATCAGTTCATAGTTATTGAAATTTTGCTTCCTGTTGAGAAAACAAGacagatttttatttcttaatttttcagaAAGTGAATTTTTAGGACATgggttaatgtttattattagtgAATTACAGAAATGAGTTAAAAGCTAATGTGTGGCagattttggaaattttaaaaataacttcctTTTAATTcaagatatacatttttttaaaatgaggaaaatgataaaagtaaagataacataaaaatgtaCTACTAAAGACCTAAAGGGCAATATCAAGGATAAATACTGAGAGTTTAAGAAGTATAATAAATTGACAGATAGGATGGATAactaataaaaactttttatttttactaaagtaCAGTAGAATGTGAGCAAAATATTAAAGTGAAGATTGGACCATTCAAAACTACTGATACCAGGTATTTTATATGAGACTATAAGATGGCtgtgattttaaatatattgtttttacaagAGAAGATATTAGCAAAATTTCTGACCTTGAACATTCTATTGGGAATTTTGGAATTAACCTAAACCATTACAAATATTAATCCCTTGGTAGTAAGTAGTtaactttatttgttaaaaacCAATAAAGCAACATAACCAGACAAGATTTTCCTTGGGATCTTAAAGTCAGTCACAGATCAGACATATTAGCCTATATTTCATTTTTAGGAGGTCCATAGACAATGAACAGGACATAAGTATAGAAGAATAACACTGCTACTTATTCTTAAATTAAGTGATAAATTTGTCCTGAATATTATATGCTAGTTAGTCTGATAAAATAAGACttacaaataattttgtgaaatatgataCCATAAATGAAAGCTAACAGATTCACTAAAGAGAAATCTTGACTCACTGATCTGTTGCCTTATTTTGAAGATGCTACTTGTTACCTGAACAATGGAAAGGATGCAGACTTGGTGTATTTAGATTTCACAAAACGTTTGATGAGATGACTCACAAAAAGTTAGCTAAGAAAATCACATCAGTAAGGATTAGAGAAAACTAGATATTCAAACTGTGGGGTGACTAGATGAGAGAAAACAAAAGGTATTTATTAACAGTATTCAGTCAAACTGTAACTTTATTAATAGCATAGTGACTCAGGGAGCAGTGCATAGGcagttattttttcttacttaCATGAACAATATTGATAGagaaataatttgtaagttatGAAAACTTTCAGATGAAATTAAACTCTTGCCACACTCAAGATGTTGAGGTACCATATAATGATTAGAACCAGGTCGTGAGTTAAAGTACCTCTAACTGTACTAAGTACAAAGTGGTACATTTAGATTTAGAATAATTTGGatcacaaatatatatagatGGGAACCTACTCAATAGCATGGTTAAAAAAAGAATCTTGGTGTGGATAGTTAAATCATTTAAACCACCAAGGCAGTGCTCTGATGCTAGCAGTAATACagacataattttaaaaagtctgtTCCTctatacaaattaacagttagGTCTCACTTCAAATACCATTTCGATCTCTAAAAAGAGATACTGATttattggaaatggttcagaaGATATTTACTAGGATGATTCTGGCCATGGAAGAATTATTTTATAGGAATAAGTTAAAAATTCGGGAGTTTAACAGGATAAAGGCCTCAGATTTCTTTGTGCTTTGTATTCTTTAATCAAAGGACAGATCAGACTCAAGTTAAGATTGTGCTATATTTCTAACAGAATGCTTAGCTTAAGAATTGAGATGACATCAAAAATATTGAAGGTTAGCACATTACAAAACCTTATGAAGAAAATAAACTTCATGATAAAAAGGATTAGTTTAATTCTTTCATTTCTTAATGTTCATTTGTTATCTGTATGCCATACTAGAATTGgtaattaaatgttcacagttAGAACTACCTTCACAATACTGGGAGTCAGTAAGCTGTAACAGCTGAAATCTGAAATCTTTGTTGCACACaactatacttttttaaaattaggatgtctaaaactaaacataatttaatatagattatattaaatatagattatatGCTATTTTCAAATGATACAAATTTCAGAGAGAGTCACACATTATTTCACAGTGCTCAAATGATAATGTCAAGTAAAACATATGCACCTTCAACAAACTTTAGTATTAATTAGATAAATgcagcaaaaatatatttttacatttattacaaatagttatataCACACCATTTTTATGTgattaaattaaatttgaaaaaatctaGCATATTTTATTAGACTAATGTGAGGTATATCAAAAGTGCTTTTTCTTTTTGCTCAGTACATTTTTTACGATTAATGGTAAACTAATAATATTCCCACCAAAATTTCCTGCTAAGGCTCCCACACAACAAGGAAAAGGCCATTTTTGCCAAGGCCGATCCCAGTCTAACGGTATGGCCACAGCTCCAACCCATGCTCCAACTAGACTGCCATACACAAGGTTCAAGCAGTGTATTTCTTGTATTGAATGGTAATTTCTTTGCAATATGATTTGACAAAGTGCATGTATACTTGGTTCAATTAGAAAACACAGTGGAATGCCTACTAAGACTGACAGCAGTAAACTGAAGTAAACAGTTTCTATAATGTCATGAAACAATGGAGCACCAAATAATACAGCTATAATATAAAAGCTAACAGTTAAGAATGTCATAATCTGAAACGTGCTACCAAACTGAGAAAGATACTTTACAAAAACATCCACATATTCATTGTGTTGTTTATCTGAAGTAATATTGAGCTCTCTTCTCTGGCCCTGGTGTACTGGCATACGTcttctgtatttaaattttttgacgTTGGTGCCAATTCTCccaaatatacaagaaacaagCTGGACGACGGTCATCGACCCAAGTAATAGAGGCACACCGTTGGTTGGATCATTGTTTATACCGTAAATTATGTTATGCATCACAAACGTTGCTATAGTTCCACATGTACTTAGTATACTTGAACACAGTAAATACTTTTCATGTAGTAGTGCCATGCTAAAATTCCAAAAACTTAactttatttcagattttaaaaccaaaaatttaACTTTacgataaaataaacaaaacatcactCGCCATATCCCGAGGTTTATAACTTTACGTTTTGGCGCGCCGCCTAAATggctaagaaataaaattaaagattaaaaCGGTAAAGAATTAAGTCTTGAAGTAAAACAATTGAATTTGTATACATAGAATAATATAATCATAACTGCTCATCGTTATTCATCTTTTGTCTAATCACGCTAATAggaatatgataaaatattctatttcttaatttatgCTTTAAATCTTGATTCTTCACCCACCCACCCAGAAACTAATTACATTATTTGACCGCATTATTCATCGACTTCCAGATTTGATTTATATTCCAATCtatattacagtattttttttaaagttttggtcCTTTaccataaataatacaaacatataaagtggacccttaaaataagttttctgaTCGTTAAGTAGCTGTTTTCGGCGTCAGTTGGTACGTGTAAGTAACTTTTGGGTTTGCCCCccaagtggctcagtggtatatctgtggacttacaacgctaaaatccggctttcgatacccgtggtgggtagagcacagatagcccattgtgtagctttgtgcttaattcaaaaacaacaacgacGACGACTTTGGGGCAATTACCGGCTTTTTCTtgaatactgaaaataataaagctaTCCTTTTTTATGGTATAAAACACATTGAATAACGTACTCTGAGAGCCAAAATGTAAGCCCAGCTTTCTGCAgattaaagtgaaaatataatgCAAATAAGTATATTTTCTAATTACACAGGACTGTGAATTTAAGCttcataaaatgttgttttaattttggtaACCAGTTTTCCATATTTCAACTACGTACActtcgaaaataatatttctttttctctatTACGTAtggattttttacaaatcgggaatgAAAAATACTCTTACACTGATCAAATTACCATTTCGTTTATTACAATGAACATTGTCTTATTATCCTCTTTGTTAggtttgggttctagaacgactGGTAAAAAAAATCTATAGTCAGTTGTTCTCAACATTTTAAGCATGAAAAATGTgatccgatttcaatgaaaatgatttacttatgTAATAGTACATATGACGTTGTGTAAAAAATCtgtgtgatggagaaaaatgtgCCACCGGAAGGGGTAGATATTGTTTGAATATACCATAACTTATTTTCTCAGATAAAAGTTACTACTTGTGTTCAAGTATAAAGATCCGTCTCTTTTATATTTCAAGATATTTAAGCATTTTATTTTCTGACTCAAATGTTCAATGTGCGAAAGGTAatcactgaacaaagatacaccAAACTTATACACACTCTATGTGCcaatatttgaaatcgtaattcACTCTGTATGGCCAATCGCACGGTCACACACGCTGCATTTTTTACTTAGCAGTTTATAATACACACAGTGAAGTAATATTAGTGTTAAATCATATCAttcacttatatatttaaaaaacggctggtatggattgagaaaattttttgtagaggagcgagcaacgtttcgaccttcttcgatcatcatcaggtttacaaagaaagaaagaggtaactgaccgatagctgaccacatatttgaagagGGTCGTGtaaatcagcagaaaaataaccaacatttggcaaaaactagtaacaaaatatgacattccagttaacaccaaatttatccaaaaaccaggcacaaaactaaggtctctactatgtgaaaactacactgacaaacaccacaccaacattacttataaaatacaatgtgataactgccacgacttctatattggagaaacaagtttgttttgtttgtttttcaatttcgagcaaagctacttgagggctatctgcgctaaccatccttaatttagcagtgtaagactagagggaaggcagtcatcaccacccaccgccaactcttgggctacacttttacaaacgaatagtgggattgaccgtaacattataacgcccccacagctgggagggcgagcatgtttggtgggaccgggattcgaacctgcaaccttcggattacgagtcgaacgctttaacacacttggccatgccgggccaggagaaacaagtagaaaaatggaaaccagattcaaagaacataaaaagtcaccttcacacgttttcgaacactgcaaatcaaataaacacaacataaccgtaaaaaaaaaggaattaacAAGACAACTATAAAGGATAGGGGAAAATTACTACAGAAAGTGGTGTCATTTGTACCAAATGTCATCGACAGCATTACTATCTCAAGTACTATGTACATGATGATTACACACCAGATGATAGTGAAAATAAAAGAAGTGGTTCAAGGTATAGTGGCTTTTTATACTGCATTCCTGATGcatgctataaaaaaaaaacaactggttgTATTTATTAACCA
This sequence is a window from Tachypleus tridentatus isolate NWPU-2018 chromosome 5, ASM421037v1, whole genome shotgun sequence. Protein-coding genes within it:
- the PIG-F gene encoding phosphatidylinositol glycan anchor biosynthesis class F; its protein translation is MTRLRDSNLQNTYLIFSITLTLYIPTLTSHVNRKKAIKYHFLTSKLQEPTHNSLPFVLCHSLEVTYVPYLEHMVVIMHIVKSFLQCHLGGAPKRKVINLGIWRVMFCLFYRKVKFLVLKSEIKLSFWNFSMALLHEKYLLCSSILSTCGTIATFVMHNIIYGINNDPTNGVPLLLGSMTVVQLVSCIFGRIGTNVKKFKYRRRMPVHQGQRRELNITSDKQHNEYVDVFVKYLSQFGSTFQIMTFLTVSFYIIAVLFGAPLFHDIIETVYFSLLLSVLVGIPLCFLIEPSIHALCQIILQRNYHSIQEIHCLNLVYGSLVGAWVGAVAIPLDWDRPWQKWPFPCCVGALAGNFGGNIISLPLIVKNVLSKKKKHF